One genomic region from Flexibacter flexilis DSM 6793 encodes:
- a CDS encoding efflux RND transporter permease subunit, whose product MSITEISIKRPSLIIIIFIALTVVGMFCYNLLKYDLLPKMSPPVVVITTVYPGASPEEVETNVTKPIEDAVASVEKISTLNSTSSEGASFITIELDQSASSEEALQDAQRKISGIVSTLPEGCKEPQLSKISLDETPVLRMAVTASMPARQFNQFLVDNVQPRLTNVQGVGQIYMFGGDEREIKVNLDYDKLRANGLSISQVAQAVKSANMDFPTGKIDKTERQFIVRLAGKFSTIEQFRDIVIGTSKAGGEIRLRDIAEVQDSQKEYTRLNRLNGKQAIGMFIVKQADANAVEVSKVSRKVLTALEQEYKGINLKFDIAQDSSEFTVAAAEAVVHDLELAVVLVALVMLVFLHSLRNSLIVMVAIPASMVATFIGMYLFGFTLNLMTLLGLSLVVGILVDDSIVVLENIYRHLEMGKDSRQAALDGRNEIGFTALSITLVDVVVFLPLSLLPGVVGNIMREFSIVVLLSTMMSLFVSFTITPMLASRFSKVQHLSNKTIGGRLSLMFESMFTSLQHGYESLIRMCLNNKTITAAIAIGLFMGSVQLAKRGFIGSEFFKTSDKGEFSVVIELPTGSSFENTNTYSRQVEELVSKMPEVARVYANVGSSTEGFLSASSNNISEIIVTLVPKDKRKQSTDEMIEIVKEKVAQIPGVRPRVNPIGIFGSANMTPLQLIVSGSNPDSVAKSVNIVQNIVRNTGGTTDIRLSVEDGKPEARIKIDRQKLGAYGLSVGEVGQTLQIALRGDDESTFRDGNTEYDIRIWLDEFDRSNIENLKHITFVNRVGQQIELQQFAEVTQSIGPSKLQRQNRNAAVTIFAQVKGRGVGDVATEIDAAIAKSKLPLGIRTTYTGDVKNQRESAMNMGLAVLAAIVFVYMIMVALYDSFVYPFVVLFSIPLAVIGAFLALALTMNTFNTFTQLGMIMLVGLVAKNAILLVDFANEQKKLGKNSFEALVEAGKERLRPILMTTIAMVIGMLPIAMAKGAGGEWKNGLGWVLIGGLSSSMFLTLVFVPVVYLTVDNIIAFVRRIIGNRKKKSDSGNLEMVTGA is encoded by the coding sequence ATGAGTATAACCGAAATTTCTATAAAACGCCCGTCGCTGATAATCATTATCTTTATCGCCCTGACGGTAGTGGGTATGTTTTGCTATAACCTGCTCAAATACGATTTGCTTCCCAAAATGTCGCCGCCTGTGGTTGTTATCACGACCGTTTACCCAGGGGCTTCGCCTGAGGAAGTGGAAACCAACGTAACAAAGCCCATTGAAGATGCCGTAGCCAGTGTTGAGAAAATTTCAACCTTGAACTCTACCTCTTCTGAAGGTGCTTCTTTCATCACCATTGAGCTTGACCAAAGTGCTAGTTCTGAAGAAGCTTTGCAAGATGCCCAACGCAAAATCAGTGGTATTGTGTCCACGTTGCCAGAAGGTTGTAAAGAACCTCAGTTGAGCAAAATTTCCTTAGACGAAACGCCTGTTTTGCGTATGGCCGTTACGGCCTCGATGCCTGCCCGTCAGTTCAACCAATTTTTGGTGGACAACGTACAGCCTCGACTCACCAACGTGCAAGGCGTAGGACAAATATATATGTTTGGCGGCGACGAACGCGAAATCAAAGTAAACTTAGATTACGATAAATTACGCGCCAATGGCCTTTCTATTTCGCAAGTGGCGCAAGCCGTGAAATCTGCGAACATGGATTTCCCGACAGGTAAAATTGACAAAACAGAACGCCAGTTTATTGTTCGTTTGGCGGGTAAATTCTCGACCATTGAGCAATTCAGAGACATTGTCATCGGAACAAGTAAAGCGGGTGGTGAAATTCGTTTGCGCGATATTGCCGAAGTGCAAGACAGCCAAAAAGAATATACACGCCTCAACCGCCTCAACGGCAAACAAGCCATTGGTATGTTTATCGTAAAACAAGCTGATGCCAACGCCGTAGAAGTAAGTAAAGTGTCGCGCAAAGTGCTTACAGCATTAGAGCAAGAATACAAAGGAATTAACCTCAAATTTGATATTGCTCAAGACTCTTCGGAGTTTACAGTAGCCGCCGCCGAAGCCGTAGTACATGACTTAGAGCTTGCCGTAGTATTGGTAGCTTTAGTAATGCTAGTGTTCTTACACAGCTTGCGTAACTCCCTGATTGTAATGGTGGCCATTCCTGCCTCGATGGTGGCAACCTTCATCGGAATGTACTTGTTTGGCTTTACGCTGAACCTCATGACACTACTAGGCCTTTCGTTGGTGGTAGGTATCTTGGTCGATGACTCCATTGTGGTATTGGAGAATATTTACCGACACTTAGAAATGGGTAAAGATTCGCGCCAAGCCGCCCTCGACGGACGTAACGAAATCGGCTTTACGGCCTTATCCATTACACTCGTGGACGTGGTGGTATTCTTGCCTCTGTCCTTGCTGCCAGGGGTAGTTGGTAACATCATGCGTGAGTTCTCTATCGTGGTATTGCTTTCTACGATGATGAGTTTGTTCGTATCCTTTACCATTACGCCGATGCTTGCTTCTCGTTTCTCGAAAGTCCAGCATTTGAGCAACAAAACAATCGGCGGACGTTTGTCTCTGATGTTTGAATCAATGTTCACTTCCCTTCAACACGGGTATGAGTCGCTTATTCGTATGTGTCTCAACAACAAAACCATTACCGCTGCCATTGCCATTGGCTTGTTTATGGGTTCGGTGCAGTTGGCAAAACGTGGCTTCATTGGTTCTGAGTTCTTCAAAACAAGTGATAAAGGGGAGTTTTCTGTAGTAATTGAGTTGCCTACGGGTTCGAGTTTTGAGAATACTAATACGTATTCGCGCCAAGTAGAAGAGTTGGTAAGCAAAATGCCTGAAGTGGCCAGAGTTTACGCCAACGTCGGTTCTAGTACCGAAGGTTTCTTGAGTGCTTCTTCCAATAATATTTCCGAAATCATCGTTACGCTTGTACCAAAAGATAAACGCAAGCAAAGTACCGACGAAATGATTGAGATTGTGAAAGAAAAAGTAGCGCAAATCCCTGGAGTTCGTCCGCGTGTAAACCCTATCGGCATCTTTGGTTCGGCCAACATGACTCCTTTACAGTTGATTGTGAGTGGTTCTAATCCCGACAGCGTGGCCAAATCCGTGAATATTGTACAAAATATTGTGCGTAACACAGGTGGTACAACAGATATTCGCCTTTCGGTGGAAGATGGTAAACCTGAAGCACGTATCAAAATTGACCGTCAGAAATTAGGTGCTTACGGCTTGTCTGTGGGAGAAGTGGGTCAAACATTGCAAATCGCTTTGCGTGGCGACGATGAATCTACTTTCCGCGACGGCAATACAGAATATGACATTCGTATTTGGTTAGATGAGTTTGACCGTTCTAACATTGAGAACTTAAAACATATCACCTTTGTTAATCGTGTGGGTCAGCAAATAGAATTGCAACAATTTGCCGAAGTAACGCAGTCTATCGGACCATCGAAATTGCAACGCCAAAACCGTAACGCCGCCGTAACCATTTTTGCACAAGTCAAAGGACGCGGTGTAGGTGATGTTGCCACAGAAATTGACGCAGCAATTGCCAAATCTAAATTGCCTTTGGGTATTCGTACCACTTACACTGGCGACGTGAAAAACCAACGCGAAAGTGCCATGAACATGGGCTTGGCCGTATTGGCCGCGATTGTTTTCGTGTACATGATTATGGTGGCTTTGTATGACTCCTTTGTTTATCCGTTCGTCGTGTTGTTCTCGATTCCTTTGGCGGTGATTGGTGCTTTCTTGGCACTGGCCTTGACGATGAACACTTTCAATACTTTCACGCAGTTGGGTATGATTATGTTGGTGGGTCTGGTAGCCAAAAACGCCATCTTGTTAGTGGATTTTGCCAACGAGCAAAAGAAACTCGGCAAGAACAGTTTTGAGGCACTCGTAGAAGCTGGTAAAGAGCGTTTGCGTCCTATCTTGATGACGACCATTGCAATGGTAATTGGTATGCTTCCAATCGCGATGGCCAAAGGCGCGGGTGGCGAATGGAAAAACGGCTTGGGTTGGGTTCTTATCGGTGGCTTGAGTAGCTCCATGTTCCTAACATTGGTGTTTGTGCCAGTGGTTTACCTTACAGTTGATAATATTATTGCGTTCGTAAGACGCATCATAGGCAACAGAAAAAAGAAAAGCGATAGCGGTAACCTCGAAATGGTAACAGGCGCGTAA
- a CDS encoding efflux RND transporter periplasmic adaptor subunit — MKKVIIIFVGVSVGIGALGWMGYTLAENKKVIDQRSKIVPASAVPVMVVSVGNAIFNEDLSVIGTIVANSEVKIVSETQGRATGVNFKLGDTKGKGVVLVQIDDELKRANLSVAKANLDKAKSDLDRYEELLKTKAATDAQVESYRYSFKSAESQYITARRQLNDTRITMPVAGTVTSKDIELGSMVQVGTVVANIVDVSRLKVKVNVAEADVIKIKEGQKVTVATDVYPGVQFKGTITTINVKGDEAHTYPVEIALDNSTKNPLRAGMFAHVHFDGLTSRSILNIPREALIGSVKDPQVYVIENNKAVLRSVVIGAETETALEVISGLKEGEQVVLSGHINLRDGVAVQVIK; from the coding sequence ATGAAAAAGGTTATTATCATATTCGTAGGCGTTTCTGTAGGCATTGGTGCTTTGGGTTGGATGGGCTATACTTTGGCCGAAAACAAAAAGGTAATTGACCAACGTTCTAAAATTGTTCCTGCATCGGCTGTTCCTGTGATGGTTGTTTCGGTAGGCAACGCTATTTTCAATGAAGATTTGTCGGTAATTGGTACCATCGTAGCCAATAGCGAAGTGAAAATCGTATCCGAAACGCAAGGCCGCGCTACTGGCGTAAACTTCAAACTCGGCGATACCAAAGGCAAAGGTGTAGTGCTTGTACAAATAGATGACGAGCTAAAACGCGCCAATTTGTCGGTAGCAAAAGCCAATTTGGATAAAGCAAAATCTGATTTGGATCGCTACGAAGAATTGTTAAAAACCAAAGCGGCTACTGATGCACAAGTAGAAAGCTATCGTTATAGTTTCAAATCTGCTGAAAGTCAATATATTACGGCACGTCGCCAACTCAACGATACTCGCATTACGATGCCTGTGGCTGGCACGGTTACCAGCAAAGACATCGAACTTGGCTCAATGGTACAAGTAGGTACGGTGGTGGCCAATATCGTGGACGTGTCGCGCCTGAAAGTAAAAGTCAACGTGGCTGAAGCCGACGTTATCAAAATCAAAGAAGGACAAAAAGTAACAGTAGCCACAGACGTTTATCCAGGCGTACAGTTCAAAGGAACGATTACGACCATCAACGTAAAAGGCGACGAAGCACATACTTATCCAGTAGAAATTGCTTTGGATAATAGCACCAAAAATCCTTTGAGAGCGGGTATGTTCGCACACGTTCATTTCGACGGACTTACTTCGCGTTCTATTCTCAACATTCCGCGCGAAGCCCTTATCGGTAGTGTAAAAGACCCGCAAGTTTATGTGATAGAAAACAACAAAGCAGTTTTGCGTAGCGTGGTGATTGGTGCAGAAACCGAAACAGCCTTAGAGGTTATCAGTGGCCTGAAAGAAGGGGAACAAGTTGTATTGAGCGGCCATATCAACTTACGCGATGGCGTTGCCGTTCAGGTTATCAAATAA
- a CDS encoding TolC family protein yields MKHFIFTTLLTSSVMLANAQNLSLDEAITQATNSSRSLKSLDYKVKSLTAKTAESKSGLLPSLKYTGSYNRLSKITPATFSIPVGTDPSGQPILRSVALNPNILNQFTNRLALSQPLFVGGRLQLGLEISKLNQEVASVEYDRSKADVILNTKTSYWNLYRAYQLQKQVQESVTKAQAHVNDVQELVKFGAATQNDLLASQLQLSNAKLQLIDANNNITIATASLNNLLGTSLDQTITPTSAPRTQTITLASLQSLTDKAVSSRAEMKTAQLQEKTAQLGIKNAKAGWLPQVNASAALDYNNPNQRIVPAEDKFYATWAVGVNVSMDLWNWNTTKHQTEQARMQQLQAKEGIEQTKEGISLEVTQLYVSVNQALEKIKVTQESVEQAKENYRIVNEKYKKGVALNSDVIDANTALLSANVNLTATLVEYELALAKLEKAVGGLQ; encoded by the coding sequence ATGAAGCACTTCATATTTACTACACTGCTCACCTCGTCGGTGATGCTGGCAAATGCTCAAAACCTCTCCCTCGATGAGGCTATTACACAGGCTACCAATAGTAGCCGCAGCCTCAAAAGTTTGGACTATAAAGTAAAAAGCCTTACCGCCAAAACGGCTGAAAGTAAGTCAGGCCTTTTGCCAAGTCTCAAATATACAGGGTCTTATAATCGTTTGAGCAAAATTACCCCTGCTACTTTTTCGATTCCTGTGGGTACAGACCCAAGCGGACAACCGATTTTAAGAAGCGTTGCGCTTAACCCTAATATCCTCAATCAGTTTACCAACCGTTTGGCTTTATCACAACCATTGTTTGTGGGCGGACGCTTGCAATTAGGATTGGAAATTTCTAAGCTCAACCAAGAGGTTGCCTCCGTAGAATACGACCGCAGCAAAGCCGACGTAATCCTGAATACCAAAACATCGTACTGGAATTTGTACCGTGCTTATCAGCTCCAAAAGCAAGTACAAGAAAGCGTAACCAAAGCGCAAGCCCACGTAAACGACGTACAGGAGTTAGTGAAATTTGGAGCAGCTACCCAAAATGATTTGTTGGCTTCGCAATTGCAACTTTCTAACGCCAAACTTCAACTGATAGACGCTAACAATAACATTACGATTGCTACTGCATCGCTTAATAATTTACTTGGCACGTCTTTAGACCAGACCATTACGCCAACTTCTGCGCCACGTACCCAGACTATTACGTTGGCTTCTTTGCAAAGCCTAACCGATAAAGCGGTAAGCAGCCGTGCGGAAATGAAAACGGCTCAATTGCAAGAGAAAACGGCTCAACTTGGCATCAAAAACGCCAAAGCGGGTTGGTTGCCACAAGTAAACGCTTCGGCGGCACTGGATTATAACAATCCAAACCAACGCATTGTACCAGCCGAAGACAAATTTTATGCGACTTGGGCAGTAGGCGTAAACGTTTCGATGGATTTGTGGAATTGGAATACCACCAAGCACCAAACCGAACAAGCACGTATGCAGCAGCTCCAAGCCAAAGAAGGCATTGAGCAAACAAAAGAAGGCATTAGCTTAGAAGTAACACAGCTATATGTTTCTGTCAATCAGGCATTAGAAAAAATAAAAGTTACGCAAGAGTCGGTGGAGCAAGCCAAAGAAAACTACCGCATCGTAAACGAAAAATATAAAAAAGGCGTTGCGCTTAACTCCGATGTGATAGATGCCAACACCGCTTTGCTTTCGGCAAATGTAAACCTTACGGCTACTTTGGTAGAATACGAATTGGCTTTGGCCAAATTGGAAAAAGCAGTAGGGGGACTTCAATAA
- a CDS encoding DUF1573 domain-containing protein — protein sequence MKKSLLLLALALGVSVSTYAQKAPKKGKKEVKKEVAAAPAVQGPSFEWEATNFDFGKIEQGKPQSHVFNFKNNGSEPIVITNAQASCGCTTPEWTKEPIAPGKSGFIKATYNAGSVGAFNKTVTVTANVPNSPVILTIKGEVLTKPAAPLAEPAK from the coding sequence ATGAAAAAATCATTGTTATTATTGGCGTTGGCTTTGGGTGTATCTGTAAGCACTTACGCACAAAAAGCTCCTAAAAAAGGCAAAAAAGAAGTAAAGAAAGAAGTGGCAGCAGCTCCAGCCGTACAAGGCCCTTCGTTTGAGTGGGAAGCGACAAACTTTGACTTCGGTAAAATCGAGCAAGGCAAACCGCAATCACACGTTTTCAACTTCAAAAACAATGGTAGCGAGCCAATCGTAATCACTAACGCGCAAGCTTCTTGCGGTTGTACTACGCCAGAATGGACAAAAGAACCAATTGCGCCAGGCAAAAGCGGCTTTATCAAAGCTACTTACAATGCTGGTTCGGTAGGTGCTTTCAACAAAACAGTAACTGTAACAGCTAACGTACCAAACTCGCCTGTTATCCTTACGATCAAAGGTGAAGTTTTGACAAAACCTGCTGCGCCTTTGGCTGAGCCTGCTAAATAA